One part of the Eucalyptus grandis isolate ANBG69807.140 chromosome 10, ASM1654582v1, whole genome shotgun sequence genome encodes these proteins:
- the LOC104422026 gene encoding transcription initiation factor TFIID subunit 8, with protein sequence MSDGGRENRREHEKSSGHRKSSVDDFARAIAKIAVAQVCQAEGFQAFQQSALETFSDVAVRFIRDVGKTAVLYANLAGRAGVNVFDVIQGLEGLSLGLGFVGASDIDHCLAHSGVVRELLQYVGDSEELPFAYALPQLPIVRDRKQTPSFLQAGAEPPHEHIPPWLPPFPDTQDHVQLPVQENGAKDPQLVDIEHAKDDIKPEQQSSLSVQPLHSIKGLEGPLPFDERNTAMLKEAAVTNPYLAAPLNFGEKEVSPAALPAKLSSEAVIGDNVGQKQVMDGKISALEAFVSGTDSMKSRLKDSDEGQKKVLPSQRPSVQFKMRSGKRSFNANPNLSFENDGIIWGSPQRGKSYSDDDKKKRSKENTPDAA encoded by the coding sequence ATGAGTGATGGGGGTCGGGAGAACAGAAGGGAACATGAAAAATCAAGCGGTCACAGAAAATCCAGTGTCGACGATTTTGCACGGGCCATTGCAAAGATTGCTGTTGCGCAGGTGTGTCAAGCTGAAGGGTTTCAGGCTTTTCAGCAATCGGCCCTCGAGACATTCTCAGATGTAGCAGTTAGATTCATACGTGATGTAGGAAAGACTGCAGTCTTGTATGCTAATTTGGCAGGTAGAGCAGGGGTTAATGTTTTTGATGTTATCCAAGGACTGGAAGGTTTAAGTTTGGGGCTTGGTTTTGTGGGTGCTTCGGATATAGATCACTGCCTAGCACACTCAGGTGTAGTACGTGAACTTTTGCAGTATGTTGGTGATTCTGAAGAGTTACCATTTGCCTATGCTCTTCCTCAGTTACCTATCGTTAGAGATAGAAAGCAGACTCCAAGTTTCTTGCAAGCTGGAGCAGAGCCTCCTCATGAACATATTCCACCTTGGTTGCCTCCATTTCCTGATACTCAAGATCATGTTCAGTTGCCAGTGCAGGAGAATGGTGCTAAGGATCCTCAACTTGTAGACATTGAACATGCAAAAGACGATATAAAGCCTGAGCAGCAGTCTTCATTGAGTGTGCAGCCATTGCATTCTATCAAGGGATTAGAAGGTCCTTTGCCGTTTGATGAGAGAAATACTGCTATGCTGAAAGAAGCAGCAGTAACTAATCCATATCTCGCCGCACCTCTGAATTTTGGTGAGAAAGAAGTATCTCCAGCTGCTCTTCCTGCTAAGCTCTCCAGTGAAGCAGTGATTGGCGACAACGTAGGACAAAAGCAGGTAATGGATGGTAAAATATCTGCACTGGAAGCATTTGTCTCAGGCACTGATTCGATGAAGAGCAGGTTGAAAGATTCTGATGAGGGTCAGAAAAAGGTCCTTCCAAGCCAAAGACCGTCTGTGCAGTTTAAGATGAGGAGCGGCAAAAGGTCCTTCAATGCAAACCCAAACTTGAGCTTTGAGAATGATGGTATTATTTGGGGTTCCCCTCAGCGTGGGAAAAGTTACTCTGATgatgacaagaaaaaaaggtcCAAGGAAAACACACCTGATGCAGCTTAG
- the LOC104422027 gene encoding uncharacterized protein LOC104422027 isoform X2 codes for MLKMMTESIKPVETDMVNSSNRKIFVQENSKLASKAVTFSMNLTEQQENPLQADLMTQRSRFRNLKLEEGTRNNPFEVSIMDRNKTKQWSMCMKTPQAVSNSSTAYELLGNGLADLSQASLLPNIGVAGENCVLRNGNKLFEYSVHEAKPKLLEQLSGKDEAMMEYSIGRQHHGIFHFSPARPLFLHRRKLLILDINGLLADIVSPPPKDYKADINIARRAVFKRPFCIDFLKFCFERFDVGIWSSRNKKNVERVVDYLLGDMKHKLLFCWDLSHCTATRFRTLENKHKALVFKEVRRLWEKRESSLPWQKGDYDESNTLLLDDSPYKALLNPPHTAVFPNSYRFQHESDVSLGCVIFYQTLNLILLLLLAKTMMVAGPILRFAWLHGYPLLPYLVEK; via the exons ATGTTGAAAATGATGACCGAGAGTATCAAACCTGTAGAAACCGACATGGTTAATTCTAGCAACAGAAAGATATTCGTGCAGGAAAACTCAAAGTTGGCCAGCAAGGCTGTCACTTTTTCGATGAATTTGACTGAGCAACAGGAGAATCCCTTACAAGCAGATTTGATGACACAAAGGTCGCGTTTCAGAAACCTAAAGTTGGAAGAGGGGACAAGGAACAATCCCTTTGAAGTGAGCATCATGGATAGAAACAAGACAAAACAGTGGAGCATGTGCATGAAAACACCCCAAGCGGTGTCAAATAGCTCTACGGCTTATGAACTACTTGGCAATGGCCTTGCTGATCTTAGCCAAGCCAGTCTCCTGCCAAATATTGGTGTGGCAGGTGAAAACTGTGTACTGCGAAATGGTAATAAGTTATTTGAATATTCAGTGCATGAAGCAAAGCCAAAGCTACTTGAGCAGCTCTCCGGCAAGGATGAAGCAATGATGGAATATTCCATTGGAAGACAGCATCATGGAATATTCCATTTTTCACCGGCACGGCCACTTTTCCTCCATCGGAGGAAACTTCTAATTCTTGATATAAATGGGCTTCTTGCAGATATAGTTTCTCCTCCTCCGAAGGACTACAAAGCAGACATAAATATTGCAAGACGAGCAG TTTTCAAGAGACCCTTCTGCATTGATTTTCTGAAGTTCTGCTTTGAAAGATTTGATGTGGGCATATGGTCATCAAGAAACAA GAAGAATGTGGAAAGAGTGGTTGATTATCTTCTGGGAGATATGAAGCATAAGCTGCTTTTTTGTTGG GATCTCTCACATTGCACTGCTACAAGGTTTAGAACACTAGAAAACAAGCACAAGGCCTTGGTGTTTAAGGAAGTCAGGAGACTTTGGGAGAAACGTGAGTCTAGCCTTCCATGGCAGAAGGGAGATTATGATGAATCAAATACGCTGTTATTGGATGATTCCCCTTATAAGGCCTTGCTTAACCCT CCACACACTGCAGTCTTTCCCAACTCTTACAGGTTTCAGCATGAGAGTGATGTTTCGTTAG GCTGTGTCATCTTTTATCAGACCCTCAATCTCATTCTGCTCTTGCTTTTGGCCAAAACAATGATGGTGGCTGGACCAATCCTACGTTTTGCATGGTTGCATGGATATCCTCTCCTTCCATATCTTGTTGAGAA GTAA
- the LOC104422027 gene encoding uncharacterized protein LOC104422027 isoform X1 — MLKMMTESIKPVETDMVNSSNRKIFVQENSKLASKAVTFSMNLTEQQENPLQADLMTQRSRFRNLKLEEGTRNNPFEVSIMDRNKTKQWSMCMKTPQAVSNSSTAYELLGNGLADLSQASLLPNIGVAGENCVLRNGNKLFEYSVHEAKPKLLEQLSGKDEAMMEYSIGRQHHGIFHFSPARPLFLHRRKLLILDINGLLADIVSPPPKDYKADINIARRAVFKRPFCIDFLKFCFERFDVGIWSSRNKKNVERVVDYLLGDMKHKLLFCWDLSHCTATRFRTLENKHKALVFKEVRRLWEKRESSLPWQKGDYDESNTLLLDDSPYKALLNPPHTAVFPNSYRFQHESDVSLGNGGNLRVYLEELAAANDIRQYVAQHPFGQTAITAKSKYWGFYRRVMSTVTPRDHPYFSAQARP; from the exons ATGTTGAAAATGATGACCGAGAGTATCAAACCTGTAGAAACCGACATGGTTAATTCTAGCAACAGAAAGATATTCGTGCAGGAAAACTCAAAGTTGGCCAGCAAGGCTGTCACTTTTTCGATGAATTTGACTGAGCAACAGGAGAATCCCTTACAAGCAGATTTGATGACACAAAGGTCGCGTTTCAGAAACCTAAAGTTGGAAGAGGGGACAAGGAACAATCCCTTTGAAGTGAGCATCATGGATAGAAACAAGACAAAACAGTGGAGCATGTGCATGAAAACACCCCAAGCGGTGTCAAATAGCTCTACGGCTTATGAACTACTTGGCAATGGCCTTGCTGATCTTAGCCAAGCCAGTCTCCTGCCAAATATTGGTGTGGCAGGTGAAAACTGTGTACTGCGAAATGGTAATAAGTTATTTGAATATTCAGTGCATGAAGCAAAGCCAAAGCTACTTGAGCAGCTCTCCGGCAAGGATGAAGCAATGATGGAATATTCCATTGGAAGACAGCATCATGGAATATTCCATTTTTCACCGGCACGGCCACTTTTCCTCCATCGGAGGAAACTTCTAATTCTTGATATAAATGGGCTTCTTGCAGATATAGTTTCTCCTCCTCCGAAGGACTACAAAGCAGACATAAATATTGCAAGACGAGCAG TTTTCAAGAGACCCTTCTGCATTGATTTTCTGAAGTTCTGCTTTGAAAGATTTGATGTGGGCATATGGTCATCAAGAAACAA GAAGAATGTGGAAAGAGTGGTTGATTATCTTCTGGGAGATATGAAGCATAAGCTGCTTTTTTGTTGG GATCTCTCACATTGCACTGCTACAAGGTTTAGAACACTAGAAAACAAGCACAAGGCCTTGGTGTTTAAGGAAGTCAGGAGACTTTGGGAGAAACGTGAGTCTAGCCTTCCATGGCAGAAGGGAGATTATGATGAATCAAATACGCTGTTATTGGATGATTCCCCTTATAAGGCCTTGCTTAACCCT CCACACACTGCAGTCTTTCCCAACTCTTACAGGTTTCAGCATGAGAGTGATGTTTCGTTAG GTAATGGAGGCAACCTCCGTGTTTATCTGGAAGAGCTAGCTGCAGCCAACGATATACGGCAGTATGTGGCACAACATCCATTCGGTCAAACAGCAATTACTGCAAAAAGTAAATATTGGGGTTTCTACCGCAGAGTCATGAGTACAGTAACGCCACGAGATCACCCGTACTTCTCAGCTCAGGCTCGCCCATGA
- the LOC104422024 gene encoding serine carboxypeptidase-like 25, whose protein sequence is MPFILPLSHAHIEQHREHKHAQLVAVTKPSSFEPLPLLSREGPFAMDCRRKTMAFMAAVVILISRLNATSGHDSREAAAAAEEADRIVSLPGQPKVPFRQFSGYVTVHEAAGRALFYWLTEAYSDPSSKPLVVWLNGGPGCSSVAYGASEEIGPFRINKTASGLYLNKFSWNTEANLLFLETPAGVGFSYSNRSSDLLDTGDRRTAEDSLEFLVRWMERFPRYKGREVFLTGESYAGHYVPQLARQIMAHNLKPKHSTINLRGIMVGNAVTDNYYDNMGTVTYWWSHAMISDQTYKQLMSTCDFRRQKESNECESVYSYAMDQEFGNIDQYNIYAPPCNSSDGSSAAAAATRQSIRLPHRPHHNKILRQISGYDPCTEKYAETYYNRPDVQRALHANTTKIPYKWTACSELLNRNWNDTEVSILPIYREMIAGGLRVWVFSGDVDSVVPVTATRYSLAQLKLATKIPWYPWYVKKQVGGWTEVYEGLTFATVRGAGHEVPLFKPRAALQLFKSFLRGKPLPKP, encoded by the exons ATGCCATttattctccctctctctcacgcgCACATCGAACAGCATCGAGAACACAAACATGCACAGCTGGTAGCAGTAACGAAGCCAAGTTCATTCGAGCCTCTGCCTCTGCTCAGTCGAGAAGGGCCATTTGCTATGGACTGCAGAAGAAAAACGATGGCTTTCATGGCCGCTGTCGTGATACTCATCTCGAGGCTGAACGCTACGTCCGGTCACGACAGTCGAGAAGCAGCGGCGGCAGCAGAAGAAGCCGACCGCATAGTGTCTCTTCCCGGGCAACCGAAAGTCCCGTTCCGGCAATTCTCGGGGTACGTCACCGTCCACGAAGCCGCCGGTCGAGCCCTCTTCTACTGGCTTACCGAAGCCTACTCCGATCCCTCTTCCAAGCCTCTCGTCGTCTGGCTCAACGGag GTCCCGGCTGCTCGTCGGTGGCATACGGCGCCTCCGAGGAAATCGGGCCATTCCGGATAAACAAGACGGCCTCAGGCCTGTACCTCAACAAGTTCTCGTGGAACACCGAGGCCAACCTCCTCTTCTTGGAAACCCCAGCCGGTGTGGGCTTCTCCTACAGCAACCGCTCCTCCGATCTTCTCGACACCGGCGACCGCCGCACCG CTGAGGATTCACTGGAGTTCTTGGTGAGATGGATGGAGAGATTCCCAAGGTACAAAGGGAGGGAGGTGTTCCTGACGGGAGAGAGCTACGCAGGCCATTACGTCCCTCAGCTGGCCCGCCAGATTATGGCCCATAACTTGAAGCCCAAACACTCCACCATCAATCTCAGGGGCATTATG GTAGGAAATGCAGTGACGGACAACTACTACGACAACATGGGGACGGTGACGTACTGGTGGAGCCACGCGATGATATCGGACCAGACGTACAAGCAGCTGATGAGCACGTGCGACTTTCGTCGACAGAAGGAGTCGAACGAATGCGAGTCGGTCTACTCCTACGCCATGGACCAAGAGTTCGGCAACATCGACCAGTACAACATCTACGCTCCCCCCTGCAACTCCTCCGAcggctcctccgccgccgccgccgccacgcGACAGTCCATTCGCCTCCCTCACCGCCCCCATCACAACAAG attttgaggCAGATATCTGGGTACGATCCCTGTACAGAGAAATATGCAGAGACGTACTACAACAGGCCTGACGTGCAGAGAGCACTCCACGCCAACACCACCAAGATTCCCTACAAGTGGACTGCTTGCAG TGAACTGTTGAACCGAAATTGGAACGACACCGAGGTGTCCATCCTTCCGATCTACAGGGAGATGATTGCCGGTGGCCTCCGAGTATGGGTGTTCAG CGGCGATGTGGATTCGGTGGTACCCGTCACAGCCACGAGATACTCGCTCGCGCAGCTCAAACTGGCAACCAAAATCCCGTGGTACCCTTGGTACGTCAAGAAACAG GTGGGAGGGTGGACAGAGGTATATGAAGGGCTGACATTTGCGACGGTGAGAGGAGCTGGCCATGAAGTCCCTCTTTTCAAGCCCAGAGCCGCTCTTCAGCTTTTCAAGTCCTTCTTAAGAGGAAAGCCCCTCCCAAAGCCATGA
- the LOC104422023 gene encoding protein RIK — protein MTEDGGARVSPDESQRGEVCSFSIGICVMIENRVMIKIRCLGRKRKWDQPAESLASIGLALPGVLPLANVGFLAGTAAPMVAPVAAGLLMNSLPANGVATSHPLQSPAMMQQSAAVVPKLKPSELLFEQKVQEDLVIAREIVINDAESAVRYKLTKRQTQEEIQKCTGAVVTTRGRYRPPNALPDGGKPLYLHISAGAHLKETVERIIAVDRAAAMIEEMLKQGQNPQPIFYTDKGVKVSQALSTCVYLGFDADPSWNIASRIRGPNDQYINHIMTETGATVLVRGHGSGTSESLHGEEGQQPLHLFLSSNNGKSLESAKSLAENLLDTISLECGASRVSSSKVYGAVPPPQQLVGSNSSGREVTESTNPAAGLTSTSSFTTSPPLSSPMVPGVSSAFTQGAVSMSGGVLGCVQTPPNMVHHSQPLVTGGTRYSGYEGIYPQATPLQQVALVLKQSTSVTSSVASAPASATVTSELSTKPDSEKEKRPPPRRKFQELPVGNKDPAPNYQESVYLKPREPGLDMSSRNISTMPPPKKLILPSSNAMPPPPPKSMPPPPPKFTASKSSPEVHDKAGSLDKTRSEIIPETLVKLMEYGDEDDDLDESSEESLSSNLTTVTTQKPFWAV, from the exons ATGACGGAGGACGGCGGCGCTAGGGTTTCTCCCGACGAATCGCAACGAGGCGAAG TCTGTTCATTCTCGATTGGAATTTGCGTCATGATCGAGAATCGCGTGATGATCAAAATTAGATGTTTGGG aaggaagagaaaatgggaTCAGCCGGCGGAGTCTCTGGCGTCGATTGGGTTGGCATTGCCTGGTGTTCTTCCATTGGCCAACGTGGGATTTCTTGCTGGGACTGCTGCTCCGATGGTGGCGCCGGTCGCTGCTGGGCTCCTGATGAATTCGCTTCCGGCTAATGGCGTGGCGACGTCCCATCCGCTTCAGTCACCTGCGATGATGCAGCAGAGTGCTGCAGTCGTTCCCAAATTGAAACCAAGTGAGCTGCTTTTTGAA CAAAAGGTCCAAGAAGACTTGGTAATTGCTCGGGAAATTGTCATAAATGATGCTGAATCTGCTGTTCGGTACAAGCTCACAAAGCGTCAAACACAAGAAGAG ATTCAGAAATGCACTGGAGCTGTGGTAACGACTAG GGGAAGATACCGGCCACCAAATGCCTTACCTGATGGTGGAAAGCCATTATATCTCCACATTTCTGCTGGTGCACAT TTGAAAGAGACTGTTGAACGAATTATAGCTGTTGACCGTGCAGCCGCCATGATCGAAGAGATGCTGAAACAGGGTCAGAATCCGCAGCCTATCTTCTATACTGACAAGGGAGTAAAG GTTTCTCAAGCTTTAAGCACATGCGTGTATTTGGGGTTTGATGCAGACCCATCATGGAACATTGCTTCCCGCATTCGTGGACCAAAT GACCAAtatataaatcacattatgaCTGAAACAGGAGCAACTGTCTTAGTAAGAGGGCATGGTTCTGGGACTTCTGAGAGCTTGCATGGAGAAG AAGGACAGCAGCCATTGCATTTATTCTTATCCAGTAACAATGGAAAGAGCCTTGAAAGTGCAAAGAGTCTAGCTGAGAATCTTCTGGATACAATCAGTTTAGAATGCGGTGCCTCCAG GGTATCGTCCTCTAAGGTGTATGGTGCTGTTCCACCTCCTCAGCAGTTGGTGGGATCAAACAGTTCTGGACGTGAGGTAACAGAAAGTACAAATCCAGCCGCTGGTTTGACATCTACTAGTAGCTTTACTACATCTCCACCCCTTTCGTCACCGATGGTCCCTGGGGTAAGTTCTGCTTTCACTCAAGGGGCAGTGTCAATGTCCGGGGGAGTGCTAGGTTGCGTTCAGACTCCACCAAACATGGTCCACCATTCCCAGCCTCTGGTAACTGGTGGAACAAGATATAGTGGATATGAAGGAATATATCCTCAAGCCACACCTTTGCAACAAGTCGCATTGGTTCTTAAACAGTCAACTTCTGTCACTTCTTCTGTCGCCTCTGCACCCGCATCAGCAACTGTGACGTCTGAGCTGAGTACTAAGCCTGATtctgagaaagagaaaaggccTCCACCGAGGCGGAAGTTTCAGGAGTTGCCAGTTGGTAACAAAGATCCAGCACCAAATTATCAG GAATCAGTATATTTAAAGCCGAGAGAGCCAGGGTTAGACATGAGCTCAAGAAATATATCAACCATGCCACCTCCAAAGAAGTTAATACTGCCATCATCAAATGCAATGCCACCGCCTCCCCCAAAAAGCATGCCCCCACCCCCTCCAAAATTTACTGCATCTAAATCTAGTCCGGAAGTACATGATAAGGCTGGGAGTTTGGACAAAACGAGATCTGAGATTATACCTG AGACTCTGGTCAAATTGATGGAATATggggatgaagatgatgacctTGATGAAAGCAGCGAAGAATCACTCAGCAGCAATTTGACTACAGTGACAACTCAAAAACCATTTTGGGCAGTGTGA